One genomic region from Antedon mediterranea chromosome 3, ecAntMedi1.1, whole genome shotgun sequence encodes:
- the LOC140045559 gene encoding 14-3-3 protein epsilon-like codes for MTDRQDNVFTAKIAEQAERYDDMQEAMKQVAKLDVELTIEERNLLSVAYKNVIGARRASWRIITNIEDKLETQGSEQQKEQVKNYKAEIEGELQKICEDILKVLNTHLINSAESAESKVFYYKMKGDYHRYMAEFTSGTNRKQAAENSLEAYKAACDIATRELAATHPIRLGLALNFSVFYYEILNSPERACRLAKAAFDDAISDLESIKDDTYRDSTLIMQLLRDNLTLWTADMEGDVEDAEGGEKEEKKEQVAQEEEKTPAVES; via the exons ATGACTGATCGACAGGATAATGTCTTCACAGCTAAAATAGCTGAACAAGCTGAGAGATATGATG ACATGCAGGAAGCCATGAAGCAAGTAGCAAAGTTAGATGTAGAATTAACAATTGAAGAAAGAAACCTGTTGTCAGTGGCCTATAAGAATGTCATTGGAGCTAGAAGAGCTTCCTGGAGGATCATCACTAATATAGAAGACAAATTAGAGACTCAAGGAAGTGAACAGCAAAAGGAGCAAGTTAAGAATTATAAAGCAGAG ATTGAAGGAGAATTACAAAAGATTTGTGAGGATATTTTGAAAGTTCTCAATACACATCTGATCAATTCAGCCGAGTCTGCAGAATCTAAAGTCTTCTACTACAAAAT gAAAGGTGATTATCATCGTTACATGGCCGAGTTTACCTCTGGTACAAATAGAAAACAAGCTGCGGAAAACAGTCTTGAGGCCTACAAGGCAGCATGTGATATAGCTACTCGTGAATTAGCAGCTACACACCCCATCCGTCTTGGACTAGCACTTAACTTTTCTGTCTTTTACTATGAGATTTTGAATTCTCCTGAACGTGCTTGTAGACTGGCTAAAGCTGCATTTGATGATGCAATTTCAGATTTAGAATCTATCAAAGATGATACTTACCGAGATTCAACACTGATCATGCAACTTTTACGAGATAATTTGACATTGTGGACGGCAGATATGGAGGGTGATGTTGAGG ATGCGGAAGGAGGTGAAAAAGAGGAAAAGAAAGAGCAAGTAGCACAAGAAGAAGAGAAGACACCAGCTGTGGAATCATAA
- the LOC140045561 gene encoding 14-3-3 protein epsilon-like, giving the protein MVEGREDWVYMAKLAEQAERYDEMVNSMKKVAQLNKELTVEERNLLSVAYKNVIGAKRASWRIINSIEQKEKSNEEGGHSKEVDKSRKSSSEEYKNKVEKELRDTCEDILYVLQENLIPHSDLKDESTVFYNKMKGDYYRYLAEFAVGQDKTEAAEKSLVAYKQATEKANTNLPSTHPIRLGLALNFSVFYYEILNAPDRACRLAKSAFDDAIAELDTLNEDSYKDSTLIMQLLRDNLTLWTSDMQGEEDKGDTSIQDVEQAVQQEAS; this is encoded by the exons ATGGTGGAGGGTAGAGAAGATTGGGTGTACATGGCTAAATTGGCCGAACAAGCAGAAAGATATGACg aaATGGTTAATTCAATGAAAAAAGTAGCTCAATTAAATAAGGAGTTAACTGTAGAAGAAAGGAATTTACTGTCAGTTGCCTACAAAAATGTAATTGGAGCTAAGAGGGCCTCGTGGAGGATTATCAACAGCATTGAACAGAAGGAGAAGTCTAATGAAGAAGGCGGCCATTCCAAAGAAGTTGATAAATCAAGAAAGTCATCATCGGAAGAGTATAAAAATAAG GTTGAAAAGGAACTTCGAGATACATGCGAGGACATTTTATACGTACTTCAAGAAAATCTAATCCCTCATTCAGATTTGAAAGATGAATCTACAGTGTTTTATAACAAAAT GAAAGGAGATTACTACAGATACCTAGCAGAATTTGCTGTTGGACAAGACAAAACAGAGGCAGCAGAGAAGAGTTTAGTAGCCTATAAACAAGCAACGGAGAAAGCTAATACAAATTTACCATCCACTCATCCCATTCGATTGGGTCTAGCTCTTAACTTCTCGGTGTTCTACTATGAAATCTTAAATGCTCCGGATCGTGCATGTAGGTTAGCCAAAAGCGCTTTTGATGATGCAATAGCCGAGTTGGATACGCTAAATGAGGATAGTTACAAGGATTCTACACTCATCATGCAGTTATTACGTGACAACCTGACTCTGTGGACCTCGGACATGCAAGGAGAAG aagATAAGGGAGATACTTCTATTCAAGATGTAGAACAAGCAGTACAACAAGAAGCCTCATAA